The Phoenix dactylifera cultivar Barhee BC4 chromosome 17, palm_55x_up_171113_PBpolish2nd_filt_p, whole genome shotgun sequence genome contains a region encoding:
- the LOC103696987 gene encoding long-chain-alcohol oxidase FAO4A-like, with the protein MAEQRVHDLGARHEHIDEVKSSVSASKKWNLRGGRPTHPNLLSKREMDSLTAACDAFLPSVDVSDTGDEGLIAFYGTSASMAGTPERIGGLLSGGMQHPAIGLLRLALWLLSTWYGTFILCGRASLSNQFPYLQKFPQVRREKQEEILLSWSRSSLRPLKMLYKCLKYLTMKEYFSQINDKETNPSWDALGYCGPDPELADQSQHFRTPPLEEDSVSQEADSCPGPLDSALLYMDSPRDVITRKLQIAGFPTPTSGTNSPSSPLTLHCDVVVVGSGSGGSVVAGVLAKAGHRVIVVEKGHYYHRSELSLLEGPTIAEMYEGGGIISTDDIGVILLAGSTVGGGSTVNWSACIRTPDHVRNEWCNKLGLRLFGSEAYDHALDVVCGHMGVQSDVEEEGFNNAILRKGCVELGYPVSNVPRNAPPDHCCGWCHLGCKSARKKSTQETWLVDLAGSGNGLILPRCKALKVLHRKKKKGVDRSTANGVIVRFGSREDFIIESKVTVVACGALNTPGLLKRSGLRNANVGKNLHLHPAVLAWGYFPPARWPEEPKKSYEGGILTAMSTALASYDILLETPALHPGMFAVATPWISAADFRERMTRFSRTAHVFALVRDKGSGTTDYPHSLTYGMDAEDEEKLKKGVEAMVRILAAAGAEEVGTLHCKGERVRVGEEGGVEWLVKEVRRRGLRDGGTPVSTAHQMGSCRMGTDARTGAVSPTGEVWEVEGLFVADTSVFPTALGVNPMVTAQAIAYCTAQSILEFLEQERKL; encoded by the exons ATGGCCGAACAGAGGGTGCACGACTTGGGGGCAAGGCATGAGCATATCGATGAAGTGAAGTCATCGGTGTCTGCGAGCAAGAAATGGAACCTCCGGGGGGGCAGACCGACTCACCCGAATTTGCTCTCGAAGCGAGAGATGGACTCCCTTACAGCAGCCTGCGACGCTTTCCTTCCTTCCGTTGATGTGTCCGACACTGGCGACGAAGGCCTCATCGCGTTCTATGGCACCTCGGCGTCCATGGCTGGAACCCCCGAACGC ATTGGAGGCCTATTGTCCGGAGGAATGCAGCATCCAGCGATCGGATTGCTTCGACTGGCTCTGTGGCTGTTATCAACATGGTATGGAACTTTCATTTTGTGCGGGAGAGCAAGCTTATCAAATCAATTTCCCTACCTTCAGAAGTTCCCCCAGGTGAGGAGGGAAAAGCAAGAAGAGATCCTGCTGTCATGGTCCCGGAGTTCACTCCGCCCCCTCAAGATGCTCTACAAGTGCCTCAAGTACCTCACGATGAAAGAATACTTCAGTCAG ATCAATGATAAAGAGACGAACCCATCTTGGGACGCGCTGGGCTATTGCGGACCGGACCCAGAGTTGGCTGACCAGAGCCAACACTTCCGGACACCACCGCTCGAAGAAGACTCGGTCAGCCAAGAGGCGGACTCTTGTCCGGGTCCACTCGACTCCGCCCTCCTCTACATGGACAGTCCAAGAGACGTCATCACACGCAAGCTCCAGATTGCCGGCTTCCCCACCCCCACCAGCGGCACCAATTCTCCATCATCCCCCCTCACTCTCCACTGCGACGTTGTCGTTGTTGGATCAGGATCGGGCGGCAGCGTGGTTGCTGGCGTCCTTGCCAAGGCCGGTCACAGAGTCATCGTCGTCGAAAAGGGTCACTACTACCACCGTTCGGAACTCTCCCTCCTCGAGGGCCCAACAATCGCCGAGATGTACGAGGGCGGGGGGATCATCTCCACCGACGACATCGGTGTCATCCTACTCGCCGGGTCCACGGTCGGTGGAGGCTCCACCGTCAACTGGTCAGCCTGCATCCGAACCCCGGACCACGTGAGGAACGAGTGGTGCAACAAGCTCGGCCTGAGGCTCTTCGGCAGCGAGGCCTACGACCACGCCCTCGACGTGGTCTGCGGCCACATGGGGGTCCAGTCGGACGTCGAAGAAGAAGGCTTCAACAACGCTATTCTTCGCAAAGGCTGCGTCGAGCTTGGCTATCCGGTGAGCAATGTACCACGCAATGCCCCGCCGGACCACTGTTGCGGGTGGTGCCACTTGGGGTGCAAGAGCGCAAGAAAGAAGAGCACCCAAGAGACATGGCTCGTCGATCTGGCCGGCTCCGGGAACGGGCTAATCCTCCCGAGGTGCAAGGCTTTGAAGGTTCTGcaccggaagaagaagaaaggcgtGGATCGAAGCACAGCAAATGGAGTCATCGTGCGGTTCGGCAGCAGGGAAGATTTCATCATAGAGTCGAAGGTGACTGTGGTCGCATGCGGCGCGCTCAACACGCCGGGCTTGCTTAAGAGAAGCGGGCTAAGGAATGCCAACGTCGGGAAGAACCTCCACCTCCATCCTGCGGTGCTTGCGTGGGGCTACTTCCCCCCAGCGAGGTGGCCAGAGGAGCCCAAGAAGAGCTACGAGGGTGGGATACTGACGGCCATGTCAACAGCCCTTGCTAGCTATGACATCTTGCTGGAGACGCCGGCACTGCACCCGGGCATGTTTGCAGTGGCGACGCCATGGATATCCGCAGCCGACTTCAGAGAGAGGATGACGCGGTTCTCGCGGACGGCTCACGTATTCGCTCTTGTGAGGGATAAAGGGTCGGGCACGACGGACTACCCACATTCGTTGACGTATGGCATGGACGCCGAGGACGAGGAGAAGTTGAAGAAAGGGGTGGAGGCGATGGTGAGGATACTGGCGGCGGCTGGAGCGGAGGAGGTGGGGACGCTGCACTGCAAAGGGGAGAGGGTGAGGGTCGGGGAGGAAGGAGGGGTGGAGTGGTTGGTGAAAGAGGTGAGGCGGAGGGGGCTGAGGGACGGTGGGACGCCGGTGAGCACGGCGCACCAGATGGGGAGCTGCAGGATGGGGACGGACGCGAGGACCGGCGCGGTGAGCCCGACCGGGGAGGTGTGGGAGGTGGAGGGTCTCTTTGTTGCAGATACCAGCGTGTTCCCCACAGCGCTCGGGGTAAACCCCATGGTCACGGCCCAGGCTATCGCTTATTGCACCGCTCAGTCTATACTCGAATTCCTTGAGCAGGAGAGGAAGCTATAG